A window of Methylobacterium bullatum genomic DNA:
ATCGAGTGCTGGATGAATGAGTGGGCCAGGTTGGATTAGCATCCTTCATTCAGCATCGAGCGGCGCGGCCCTTGCCTCTGCCTTCCGCGGCGATCGACATCGGAGACAGCGGCGATGGGGCCAAGAGCAGGTCAGGCAGCGTTCACCATCGGCTTGATGGGGGGCCTGCTCGTATCCATGGCCGTGAGGTACGGTCCGGGCTTCGCGTTCTGAATGGGGATTGCGCGGAGACCGGCCGGCTACGATGCGGGCAAGAAGATCAAGGGCAAGAAGCGCCACATCCTTATCGACACTCAAGGTTTACTGATGCATGCCTTGGTGCATAGGGCCGACGTGCAAGAGCGCGATGGTGGCGTCTGGTTGATGGCCACCTTGTTCGGTCTCTATCCATTCCTGCTCAAGCTCTTTGCCGACGGCGGCTATCAGGGACCACGCTTCCAGGCAGGCTTTCGCCGCGCTTGCCGGAAGGTCGAGGCGGAGATCGTGAAGCGGTCCGATCAAGCCACGTCGTCGGCGTCCAGAGGCTTCACCGCCCTGCCCAAGCGCTGGATCGTTGGGCGAACGTTCGCCTGGCTGAACCGTTGCCGACGCCTCGCCAAGGATTGGGAATGCCACAGCCGCAAGGCCCTGGCCTTCCTCAATTGGGCTTCCGTCCGCCTCATGATCCGAAAGCTCTGCCAAACCTCATAATGATCCCTAACAGACTTTAAGGATTCTTACGCCGTGTAAGCGCGAGTTAATCGATACGTGAGCCGCTTCCCGACATGCCGTTGAGCGCCCTCTCAGCGCGCTCCACTTCTCAGCAACCCAGCTTCACCCGGTTATTGTAAAGGGGCATCTAACGGTAGGGTGTTCGGCTTCGATTATCTGATATTTCATGAAAATATGCTGTCGAATCCAATCTAGCGCATCATACATCGCGTGTATCGAGGCCGAAGATGCCAATATGCAACGCCAGACGGACCGGTTGAGATTGCGCTTCGCCGGCTATACCCTTGGCTCCGATGACGGAGTGAGCTGCGGGGTCCCGCCGCCCGGCCCTTCGCCTCAGCGCGAAGGGCGCGACGCCGCGAGCGTGCGGGAGAGGGCCAGCATCACGGCCAGCGTGTCCGCCTCGTCCTGCTCGGCGCCGTGATCGCTGAGCTTGACGATGACCGTGCCGGTGTCGCGGTTGATGTAGACGTATTGCCCGTAGACGCCGATGGCGGAGATGTCGTCGTCGCCCTCTGGCACGTGCCACCATTGCGCCGAGTAGGGCCAGCCGTCGACCTCCCGGCGGGCCGGGGTCTCGATCCGCTCGATCCAGCGCGGCGGGACGATGCGCGCGCCGCCGACGCGGCCACTGTCGGCCACCATCAGGCCCAGGCGGACGAAGTCGCGGGCCACGGCATTGATGCAGCAGAAGGCCTTCTCCGTTCCCCCCGGCCGGTCGAGGTTCCAGGTCGCGTTCGCCTGCGCGCCCATGGGCTTCCAGATCCTCTCCGAGAGGAGATCGGCCAGGGGCTTCTTCTCCACCTCCGCGAGGATCAGGCCGAGGATTTCGGTGTCGATGCTGCGGTATTGGCCCGTGCTGCCGGGCTTCGACGACAGGGTGGCGTGGTCGCGCACGAAGTCGCGGATGTCGCGGGTGAGGTATAGGCCGGCGGTGCCGGTGAGCGGGTCCCACGGGTCGTAATTCTCCGGCACCGCGAGTCCGCTCGTCATGTCGAGGAGGTCGCGGACGGTGATGCGGCCGAAGGCCGGCTTGTCCCGCAGATACGGCAGCAGGGCCGCCACAGGGTCGGTCTCGGCGAGTTTCCCCTCGGCGATCGTCTGTCCGACCAGCAGCGAGACCACCGATTTCGCCACCGACCAGGACGGGAACAGCGTCGCCGGCCCTAAGCCGGGGCGATACCATTCATGGATGAGGACGCCGTCCTGGGTCACCAGCAGGGCGTTGGTGTGGGTCGCCCCCAGCATCTCCCCCAGGGGAACGGTCTGTCCCTTCCAGGGGACTCGTGCGGGAATCGCGTGGAGCCGGACGGGTAGGGCGCGGGATGAGGGCGGCGCCGCCACCACCCGGCTCGCGAACCAGGTGCCCACGGAGGAGGGCTCGACGATGGCGAGGGCGGCCAGGGTGACCGGGTTCGGCACGCCGAGCAGCGGCCCGATGGCGGCGCCGAGCCCGCCCAGCGCCAGGGCGCAGATCAGCGCCGCGGCGAGCCGGGGGCGGCGAAAGCGGGGCCGGAGGCGGGCAAATCGCGACATCGCCCCTCAGTGATGCGCGGTCTGGCCCGAGGCGAGGATCGTCACGCCGACGGCGATCACCGCGATCCCGATCATCATCGGCAGGGTGATCGGCTCCTGAAACAGAAGCGCGCCGCCGACCGCCGCGCCGACCATGCCGACCCCGGCCCAGATCGCGTAGACGATCCCGATCGGCAGCATGTTCATGCTGTTCGACATCAGCCAGAACGCCGTGCCGTAGCCCAGCACCACGATGATCGTCGGCACCGGCTTGGTGAGGCCGTCGGCCGCCTTGAGGGCGAGGGTCGCCGTCACTTCGGCGCCGATGGCCAGGGCGAGGAGGAGATAGGGGTTCATCCGAGGGTCGTCCGTGCGGTCGGCGGGCTGAAGGCGGGTCGGGCGGCCATCCGCATGGCGATGGCCGCGTCGTGGCCGAAACCGGGGGGGAAATCCACCGGTACGGCCCCGGATTTCCAAGAGCACGCGGGCCGTTAATGTCCCGTGTGGATGGCGCATGAAACGCCGCCCGATGGCGGTCGAAACCGGGGCCGCGTGGCGGTGGCGATCCGCCGATTCGGCGCGGGTGGTTCGGGGAGTGCGCGTCGAATTCGAAGTCCGCCCGCCGATGCGTCTTGCCCTGGTCGGGGTCTCACGGCACAGATCGGGCATCGACCGCGCGAGATTCCCCGGCTTTCCGGGGCCGGCGAGTCCGCAGGGGGCTCCCGGCACGATCATCGTCACCACCGAGGCCCTTGCCCTCTCTATGTCCCTCTCCCCAAGACGGAATTCGACACCATGCGCCCGACCCTGACCGCCTTTCTCCTCATCGCTTTCACGGGTGCCGCCCTCGCGCAGCAGGTGAACGAGCCGCCGATCCAGAGCCCGCAGGATGCCGCCTGTCGCGAACAGGCCAGGGCGCAGGTGTTCAGCGCCGCCAACCCGGGCAACCTCAGCCTCTACGACCTCGGCTCGCAGATCTATCACGCCTGCATGGCCAGCTATCACGCCACCGGCCCGAACCCGGACCGCAAGGATCACCGTTTCTAAAGATAGCTAAGCCCTTCCGGTTCAACGATAATCGGTGGGCGTCAGGCCGTGCCGGGCGATCTTGTCGTAGAGGGTCTTGCGCGGCGTGCCCAGCGATTCGGCGGCGATGCGGACGTCCCCGCCGGCCATGATCAGCTCCTCGCGGATCAGGCCGCGCTCGAACCGGTCGACCTGTTCGGCCAGGGTTCCGGCGGTGGCGGCTTCGGGCGGCGAGACCTCGTTCTGCCCGAGGCCCAGGGCGTGACGCTCGGCGAAATGGCCGAGTTCACGCACGTTGCCGGGCCAGTCGTGCCGCCGCAGGTGCTCCCGCACGGCCGGTGTGATCGGCGCGGGCTCGCGGCCGAAGCGCGTCGCCGCGCGGGTCAGGAACTCCTGGAACAGCAACATCACGTCCTCGCGCCGGTCGCGCAGGGGCGGGATCGCGATCGTGATGACGTTGAGCCGGTGGTAGAGGTCGTCGCGGAAGGTGCCCTGCGCCGCCGCCTGGCCGAGATCGACCTTGGTCGCGGCCACCACGCGCATGTCGATGGGGCGGATCTCGTTGGTGCCCAGCGGCTCCACTGCCCTCTCCTGCAGCACGCGCAAGAGCTTGACCTGGAGACCGAGCGGCATGCTCTCGATCTCGTCGAGGAACAGCGTGCCCCCCTGCGCGTGCTCGACCCGGCCGACACGGCGCTTGAGGGCACCGGTGAAGGCGCCCGCTTCGTGGCCGAAGAGCTCGCTCTCGACGACGCTGTCGGGCAGCGCCCCGCAATTCATGGCGACGAAGTTCCGGCCGGCCCGCCGGCTCCAGCGGTGCAGGGCGCTCGCCACCACCTCCTTGCCCGAGCCGGTCTCGCCGAAGACGAGCACGTCCACATCGGCCTGGGCGACCTCGCGCACGAGGCGGCGCAGGCGCACCATCTCGGGTGAGATGCCGAGGAAGGCCGGGTCCTCCTCCACCGCCGCGTCCAGCCGCGCGCGCAGGGTGCGGTTCTCGAGGACGAGCCGGCGCCGCTCCAGGGCGCGGCGCGCCGAGGCGACGAGGGATTCGGCCGGATAGGGCTTTGCCAGGAAGTCGTAGGCCCCCTCGCGCATGGCGCCCACCGCCATGCGGATGTCGCCATGACCGGTGATCAGGATCACGGGCAGTTCCGGATCGATCGCCTTGATCCGCCCGAACAGGGCGATGCCGTCGAGATCGGGCAGGCGCACGTCGGTAACCACAAGGCCGGGCGGATCGGAGAGGATGGCGGCCAGCGCCGGTCCGGCGGCCCCGAAGGTCTCCACCGTGAACCCGTCGAGCTCCAGGCTCTGGCGGTTGGCGCGGCAGACATCGGCTTCGTCGTCGATGAAGACCACCCGTTCGGC
This region includes:
- the nylB' gene encoding 6-aminohexanoate-dimer hydrolase, whose product is MSRFARLRPRFRRPRLAAALICALALGGLGAAIGPLLGVPNPVTLAALAIVEPSSVGTWFASRVVAAPPSSRALPVRLHAIPARVPWKGQTVPLGEMLGATHTNALLVTQDGVLIHEWYRPGLGPATLFPSWSVAKSVVSLLVGQTIAEGKLAETDPVAALLPYLRDKPAFGRITVRDLLDMTSGLAVPENYDPWDPLTGTAGLYLTRDIRDFVRDHATLSSKPGSTGQYRSIDTEILGLILAEVEKKPLADLLSERIWKPMGAQANATWNLDRPGGTEKAFCCINAVARDFVRLGLMVADSGRVGGARIVPPRWIERIETPARREVDGWPYSAQWWHVPEGDDDISAIGVYGQYVYINRDTGTVIVKLSDHGAEQDEADTLAVMLALSRTLAASRPSR
- the qacC gene encoding Quaternary ammonium compound-resistance protein QacC, with the protein product MNPYLLLALAIGAEVTATLALKAADGLTKPVPTIIVVLGYGTAFWLMSNSMNMLPIGIVYAIWAGVGMVGAAVGGALLFQEPITLPMMIGIAVIAVGVTILASGQTAHH
- the dctD gene encoding C4-dicarboxylate transport transcriptional regulatory protein DctD — protein: MSVEEGAGGSAERVVFIDDEADVCRANRQSLELDGFTVETFGAAGPALAAILSDPPGLVVTDVRLPDLDGIALFGRIKAIDPELPVILITGHGDIRMAVGAMREGAYDFLAKPYPAESLVASARRALERRRLVLENRTLRARLDAAVEEDPAFLGISPEMVRLRRLVREVAQADVDVLVFGETGSGKEVVASALHRWSRRAGRNFVAMNCGALPDSVVESELFGHEAGAFTGALKRRVGRVEHAQGGTLFLDEIESMPLGLQVKLLRVLQERAVEPLGTNEIRPIDMRVVAATKVDLGQAAAQGTFRDDLYHRLNVITIAIPPLRDRREDVMLLFQEFLTRAATRFGREPAPITPAVREHLRRHDWPGNVRELGHFAERHALGLGQNEVSPPEAATAGTLAEQVDRFERGLIREELIMAGGDVRIAAESLGTPRKTLYDKIARHGLTPTDYR